The following are encoded together in the Capsulimonas corticalis genome:
- a CDS encoding MG2 domain-containing protein, giving the protein MAIVFSRNRWASSGTRVGAAAALLAAGGLFAAMLSAGPHTGTVTGTCREKESGALIPKARVWLEKVDSANSSDSDDSDTRGEVIVGALGRREAPYGWSQGAAADGDAGDASGSSDLSTHSDGNGGFTLAHVPAGEYKVHASSDGSEDAETPVTVADEDVTRVSVDLPHATPELSFSSTISTWTNAEDIALGLRGQIRDHNVTMTLDRVDLSGVLARRPRMLIGPQGADVEAKNTWPGEFTRVRQWSQEVAARKRGYFYEQLRLGVLPAGMYRLTVANSETQGVNWIVSTHVALIRKSYHGKALAYVSDITSGLPVAGTAVTLYEDNGLEAPVTRDRAATDANGLCHLSGAGATAESRGILVARDGDSVAPVSMELNSPGESGEQPEGDSGGAAYSAGAMRSFVYTERPIYRPGQTVYFKGIVRWFGGAAGAKDASVTPDADFHIPQNQTVRVDIHDAQDTLISHQELSTNELGSWNGKVEIGAEALTGEYSLHVEIGGQTTETTFVVAAYRKPEYRVKITFSKPRYVRGDTIDATVTAAYYHGAPVTSATVQYYVYKAAEPAASRGLQAYRLPEGDDSSSQSGEPTINGKIRLDDRGQAHIRVPTQTGDVDEGDQNYNINAIVTDESERTVTAEESITVGQGEFSLTLAPSLYACAPRTPVTVILSARGPSAAPVAGQPLAVKTYYESWVSGKRRTKDERASQLTTDAQGDATLPLSADQSGLLVTHVETRDKRGNAITAETSVWVAGENDDVSVQYPEMGVVLDRAKYKVGDTAHVLINTQDPGPTALVTVEGATLYESWTVPLRRRSTALDIPVSALYAPGVTVSVCCLQDKELRSGSAQLTIEDPRRALRVQVTGDRALYHPGDAATLTVHTTDDAGRSQPGEVSVGVVDSSIYALTEGSDETILSALQPEQGNSVSTDYSCAPLYLGDVDKGAMQNVKLRSKFPDTAFWEPDVRTDASGTATVHFTFPDNLTTWRVTCIGHTAETAVGEGTCELVVSKDLLVRLEAPAFLIAGDRSTLLAVVNNNTASPAVTQVMISASGLQLGAPSRQTITVPAHGAARAEWPVTSPAVQTITLKAAAVSGNLSDGVQQTLDVQPHAAQQSTWQAGSLLRQVEKTVTLDPKALPEDTTLRIHLSPTVSGSLLPASDYLDAYPYGSAEDTSSILVGDAVLLKASQGAAPALPLSAERRAALTEGARRALLRLYRFQKDEGAWGWWETSKTDLNTTSYALWSMQLAQDAGVEVKASALDAAVKATASLGRDFRAEPTDLAFLQSPSGVAFAALTLARAGSVTEADADLALLQKRWTQRPETRTYPDLAVAALALNRLGNKTEAAKLMNELWAGRTRLGALTAWTYQPHPSSAGSAQNPPDAVTTVWAMLAAQEITPSDTRLDAVARWLMANRTGDHWECPKTTAETIGALTAYLAQSHEMQPDFTATLQLNGKPLRQLRFTPPSVDQPDQIIELSGAQMQPGDNKVALIKEGTGRLYYSLELRQQIAQPNPQPAPGFWRRVCDRVLRPEKALQQPSPSGFRVKRVLLRTTSRRNFLWEDTVPTPDVNYRRDDTLLVRLIIDSTRAGSHLTIEEPIPAGCTISEVSGDQNESWDNWWDYTDVRDNRIVFFIGSLTRGRHEIDYHLRAAAPGRYDVMPTLLTGTFDPTLRALGNSSRIEVGE; this is encoded by the coding sequence ATGGCGATCGTATTTTCGCGCAATCGTTGGGCCTCCTCCGGGACGCGGGTCGGCGCGGCCGCCGCGCTGCTGGCGGCGGGCGGGTTGTTCGCCGCCATGCTCAGCGCCGGTCCTCACACGGGAACCGTCACCGGAACGTGCCGGGAGAAAGAATCGGGCGCACTTATCCCGAAGGCGCGCGTCTGGCTCGAAAAAGTCGACAGCGCGAACAGCAGCGACTCGGACGACTCGGACACCAGAGGCGAGGTGATTGTCGGGGCGCTGGGACGTCGGGAGGCGCCCTACGGCTGGAGTCAGGGCGCCGCCGCGGATGGCGACGCCGGCGACGCCTCCGGCAGTTCGGATCTTTCGACGCACTCGGACGGTAATGGCGGCTTCACGCTGGCGCATGTCCCCGCCGGAGAGTATAAAGTTCACGCATCGAGTGACGGCTCCGAGGACGCGGAAACGCCCGTGACGGTCGCCGATGAAGATGTGACGCGCGTTTCGGTCGATCTGCCACACGCCACGCCCGAACTCAGCTTTTCCAGCACGATCTCCACCTGGACGAACGCCGAAGACATCGCGCTGGGGCTGCGCGGCCAGATCCGCGACCACAATGTCACGATGACTCTGGATCGCGTCGATCTGTCCGGCGTGCTTGCGCGCCGCCCGCGCATGCTGATCGGCCCACAGGGCGCGGACGTCGAGGCCAAGAACACGTGGCCAGGCGAGTTCACGCGCGTGCGCCAGTGGAGTCAGGAGGTGGCGGCGCGCAAGCGCGGCTACTTCTACGAACAGCTGCGCCTGGGCGTGCTTCCCGCCGGAATGTATCGACTGACCGTGGCGAACTCGGAGACGCAGGGCGTGAACTGGATCGTCAGCACGCATGTCGCCTTGATCCGGAAATCCTATCACGGCAAGGCGCTGGCTTATGTGTCCGATATCACCAGCGGCCTGCCGGTCGCGGGAACAGCCGTCACGCTCTACGAAGATAACGGGCTCGAAGCGCCCGTCACGCGCGATCGGGCGGCGACGGATGCGAACGGCCTCTGCCATCTGAGCGGCGCGGGAGCGACCGCCGAAAGCCGAGGGATCCTGGTGGCGCGCGACGGCGACTCCGTGGCGCCGGTCTCGATGGAGCTGAACAGTCCCGGGGAGTCGGGCGAGCAGCCGGAGGGCGACTCCGGCGGCGCGGCTTACTCGGCGGGCGCCATGCGCTCGTTCGTCTACACAGAGCGCCCGATCTACCGTCCGGGGCAGACGGTCTACTTCAAAGGGATCGTCCGCTGGTTCGGCGGCGCCGCCGGCGCGAAAGACGCTTCTGTGACGCCGGACGCCGATTTCCATATTCCGCAAAATCAGACGGTGCGCGTGGATATTCACGACGCTCAGGACACGCTGATCAGTCACCAGGAGCTTTCGACGAACGAACTGGGCTCGTGGAACGGCAAGGTTGAGATCGGCGCGGAGGCGCTGACCGGCGAATACTCTCTGCATGTGGAGATCGGCGGCCAGACCACGGAAACGACCTTCGTGGTCGCCGCCTACCGCAAGCCCGAATATCGCGTCAAGATCACCTTCAGCAAGCCGCGCTACGTGCGGGGCGATACGATCGACGCCACCGTCACGGCGGCGTATTACCATGGCGCGCCCGTCACATCCGCCACGGTGCAGTACTACGTCTACAAGGCGGCGGAGCCGGCGGCGTCCAGGGGATTGCAGGCGTATCGCCTGCCGGAAGGCGACGATTCCTCAAGCCAGTCCGGCGAACCAACGATCAACGGAAAGATCCGGCTCGACGATCGCGGGCAGGCGCATATCCGCGTGCCGACGCAAACGGGCGATGTGGACGAGGGCGATCAGAACTATAACATCAACGCCATCGTGACGGACGAATCCGAACGGACCGTCACCGCCGAAGAGTCCATTACCGTTGGCCAGGGAGAGTTTTCGCTGACCCTGGCGCCGTCGCTGTACGCCTGCGCGCCGCGCACGCCCGTCACGGTCATCCTCTCCGCGCGCGGCCCATCGGCCGCTCCCGTCGCCGGCCAGCCGCTCGCCGTGAAGACCTATTACGAAAGCTGGGTTTCCGGCAAGCGGCGCACGAAGGACGAACGCGCGTCGCAGCTGACGACCGACGCGCAGGGCGATGCGACTTTGCCCTTATCCGCCGATCAATCGGGGCTGCTCGTGACGCATGTGGAGACCCGGGACAAGCGCGGCAACGCCATCACCGCCGAAACGAGCGTCTGGGTGGCGGGCGAAAACGACGACGTTTCCGTGCAATATCCAGAAATGGGCGTGGTCCTGGACCGTGCGAAGTACAAGGTGGGCGATACGGCGCACGTGCTGATCAACACCCAGGATCCGGGGCCGACGGCGCTGGTGACGGTGGAGGGCGCCACGCTCTATGAATCCTGGACCGTGCCGCTGCGGCGCCGCTCGACCGCGCTGGATATTCCCGTCAGCGCCCTGTACGCGCCGGGCGTCACCGTTTCCGTCTGCTGTCTTCAGGACAAAGAGCTCCGCTCCGGGTCGGCGCAGCTGACGATCGAAGATCCACGGCGCGCGCTGCGCGTGCAGGTCACCGGGGACCGGGCGCTCTATCATCCGGGCGATGCCGCGACGCTCACCGTCCACACGACCGACGATGCGGGGCGGTCGCAGCCGGGCGAAGTCTCCGTCGGGGTCGTGGACAGCAGCATCTACGCGCTCACCGAAGGTTCGGACGAGACCATTCTGAGCGCCCTTCAGCCGGAACAGGGGAATTCCGTCAGCACGGACTACTCCTGCGCGCCGCTTTATCTGGGCGACGTGGACAAGGGCGCAATGCAGAACGTCAAGCTGCGCAGCAAGTTCCCGGACACCGCGTTCTGGGAGCCGGACGTGCGCACGGACGCCTCCGGAACGGCGACCGTCCACTTCACGTTTCCCGACAATTTGACCACATGGCGCGTGACGTGTATCGGTCATACCGCCGAAACGGCGGTCGGGGAGGGGACCTGCGAGCTGGTCGTGAGCAAAGATCTGCTGGTGCGTCTGGAAGCCCCGGCGTTTCTGATTGCCGGCGACCGCTCGACGCTGCTGGCGGTCGTCAACAACAACACGGCGTCGCCCGCCGTGACGCAAGTGATGATCAGCGCCTCTGGCTTGCAGCTCGGCGCGCCGTCGCGGCAGACGATCACCGTGCCCGCGCACGGCGCCGCGCGCGCCGAATGGCCGGTGACATCTCCCGCCGTACAGACGATTACCCTCAAGGCGGCCGCCGTGAGCGGCAATCTCAGCGATGGCGTGCAGCAGACGCTGGACGTACAGCCGCACGCCGCGCAGCAATCGACATGGCAGGCCGGCAGCCTCCTGCGCCAGGTCGAAAAGACGGTGACGCTCGATCCGAAGGCGCTTCCCGAGGATACGACGCTGCGCATTCATCTCTCGCCGACGGTGAGCGGCTCGCTCCTGCCGGCGTCCGATTATCTGGACGCCTACCCTTACGGCAGCGCGGAAGACACGTCCAGTATTTTAGTCGGAGACGCCGTTTTGCTCAAGGCGTCGCAGGGAGCGGCGCCCGCGCTGCCCCTGTCCGCCGAGCGCCGGGCGGCTCTGACGGAAGGCGCGCGCCGCGCTCTGCTGCGTCTTTATCGGTTCCAAAAGGATGAGGGCGCGTGGGGCTGGTGGGAAACATCGAAGACCGATCTCAACACGACGTCATACGCGCTCTGGTCGATGCAGCTGGCGCAGGACGCCGGGGTCGAGGTCAAAGCGAGCGCGCTGGACGCCGCGGTCAAGGCGACCGCCAGCCTCGGGCGGGACTTCCGCGCGGAGCCCACCGACTTGGCGTTCCTCCAGTCGCCCAGCGGCGTCGCGTTCGCGGCTCTGACGCTGGCGCGCGCGGGAAGCGTCACGGAGGCCGACGCCGATCTCGCTCTGCTGCAAAAACGCTGGACGCAGCGTCCCGAAACCCGGACTTATCCGGATCTGGCCGTCGCCGCTCTGGCCCTCAATCGTCTGGGAAACAAGACCGAGGCGGCGAAATTGATGAATGAGCTCTGGGCCGGAAGAACGCGTCTCGGCGCGCTCACCGCCTGGACTTATCAGCCGCACCCAAGCTCCGCCGGCTCCGCTCAAAACCCGCCGGACGCAGTGACAACCGTCTGGGCAATGCTGGCCGCGCAGGAAATCACGCCGTCCGACACGCGGCTCGACGCCGTCGCGCGCTGGCTGATGGCGAACCGCACTGGCGATCACTGGGAGTGTCCCAAGACCACCGCCGAAACCATCGGCGCGTTGACCGCTTATTTGGCCCAATCCCACGAGATGCAGCCCGACTTCACCGCCACGCTGCAGCTCAACGGGAAACCCCTGCGGCAGCTGCGCTTCACGCCGCCCTCGGTGGATCAGCCCGATCAAATCATCGAACTTTCCGGCGCTCAGATGCAGCCGGGAGATAACAAGGTCGCCCTGATCAAAGAGGGGACCGGGCGGCTTTATTACTCGCTGGAGCTGCGCCAGCAAATCGCGCAGCCCAATCCGCAGCCCGCGCCCGGCTTCTGGCGGCGCGTCTGCGACCGCGTGCTCCGTCCGGAAAAGGCGCTCCAGCAGCCGTCGCCATCCGGATTTCGCGTCAAGCGCGTGCTTCTGCGGACGACCTCGCGCCGTAACTTCCTCTGGGAAGACACCGTCCCGACGCCCGACGTCAATTACCGCCGCGACGATACCCTGCTCGTGCGTCTGATCATCGACAGCACGCGCGCCGGCTCGCACTTGACCATCGAGGAGCCGATCCCCGCCGGCTGCACGATTTCGGAAGTCTCCGGCGACCAGAACGAGTCCTGGGATAACTGGTGGGACTACACCGACGTGCGCGACAACCGCATCGTCTTCTTCATCGGCAGCCTCACGCGCGGCCGCCACGAGATCGACTACCACCTGCGCGCCGCCGCGCCGGGCCGATACGACGTGATGCCGACGCTTTTGACGGGAACGTTCGACCCGACGCTGCGCGCGCTGGGGAATTCGAGCCGGATTGAGGTGGGGGAATGA
- a CDS encoding DHA2 family efflux MFS transporter permease subunit, translating into MPPRSSDGGGSGARSGGSAAPIPAKPNAAPDVAPEVNAHRWWILIGLIMAAALEILDTTVVNVSLPQMAGNLGASTDEIAWVSTGYILSNVIVLPMTAWLSGRFGRKRYLMVSIIIFNIARFMCGLSGSLGEIVFWRLIQGAGGAALISTAQSTIVEIFPRNQTAMVQSLFGLGLIVTPTLGPLLGGYITDNYSWRTVFFIHVPLAIASLTMVGLFLQDSIHQKRVNTVDVPGILMLAAGMGSLQYVLEEGERYMWFDDAWIARLTVVAVVALSGFIYWELSPRNKAPILDLRVLKDRGLSAAVVLGLVLGFGLYGGVFIYPLFVQTILGFTPTATGLALLPGGIATAVGVIFCGRLLSRGFDPRILIIVGMIIYIAAMWMLGHLTPQSGQSDTQLGLLVRGLGLGLVFIPISTTAFASLKGAQIAQGAALYNLMRQLGGSFGIAILTTYVTNMTQFHRYNLVSSLYQGNVTLDQRINGIAGGLLSKGYSHDAAHAAALGIVSHTVQAQAMTMAYNNAFILLGLSFLIATPAVLLLRRPKKGGGAGAGAAH; encoded by the coding sequence TTGCCGCCGCGATCCAGTGATGGCGGCGGATCGGGAGCCCGGAGCGGCGGAAGCGCGGCGCCGATCCCCGCGAAGCCGAATGCGGCGCCCGATGTGGCGCCGGAAGTCAACGCGCATCGGTGGTGGATCCTGATCGGCCTGATCATGGCGGCGGCGCTGGAGATTCTGGACACCACGGTCGTCAACGTTTCCCTGCCGCAGATGGCGGGGAACCTGGGCGCCTCGACGGACGAGATCGCCTGGGTGAGCACGGGATATATTCTCTCCAATGTCATTGTGCTGCCGATGACCGCATGGCTGTCCGGGCGCTTCGGGCGCAAGCGGTATTTGATGGTGTCGATCATCATCTTCAACATCGCGCGTTTTATGTGCGGCCTTTCGGGCAGCCTGGGCGAGATCGTCTTCTGGCGGCTGATTCAGGGCGCGGGCGGCGCGGCGCTGATCTCCACGGCGCAGTCGACGATCGTCGAGATCTTCCCGAGAAATCAAACCGCGATGGTGCAGTCCCTTTTTGGCCTGGGACTGATCGTGACGCCGACGCTTGGACCGCTGCTCGGCGGCTATATCACCGACAACTATTCGTGGAGAACGGTGTTCTTCATCCACGTCCCGCTGGCGATCGCCAGCCTGACGATGGTCGGGCTGTTCCTTCAGGACTCCATCCACCAAAAACGAGTCAACACGGTCGATGTGCCGGGCATCTTGATGCTTGCGGCGGGGATGGGCTCGCTTCAGTATGTTCTGGAAGAGGGCGAGCGCTATATGTGGTTCGACGACGCCTGGATCGCGCGCCTGACCGTTGTCGCCGTCGTCGCCCTTTCCGGATTTATCTACTGGGAGCTGTCGCCGCGCAATAAAGCGCCGATCCTGGATCTGCGCGTTCTGAAGGATCGCGGCCTTTCGGCGGCGGTCGTGCTCGGTCTCGTGCTGGGCTTTGGTCTCTATGGCGGCGTCTTCATCTACCCTTTGTTCGTGCAGACGATTCTTGGGTTTACGCCCACCGCCACCGGTCTGGCCCTGCTTCCTGGCGGCATCGCCACCGCCGTCGGCGTCATCTTCTGCGGCCGCCTGCTTTCCCGAGGCTTCGACCCGCGCATTTTGATCATCGTCGGGATGATCATCTATATCGCGGCGATGTGGATGCTCGGACACCTGACCCCGCAGAGCGGCCAGTCCGACACGCAGCTGGGCCTTCTCGTCCGAGGTCTGGGGCTCGGTCTCGTGTTCATCCCGATCAGCACGACAGCGTTCGCCAGTCTCAAAGGCGCGCAGATCGCGCAGGGCGCCGCGCTGTATAACCTGATGCGCCAGCTCGGCGGCTCATTCGGAATCGCCATTCTGACGACATATGTGACGAACATGACTCAGTTCCACCGTTACAATCTCGTCAGCAGTCTCTACCAGGGCAACGTCACGCTCGATCAGCGGATCAACGGGATCGCCGGCGGCCTGCTGAGCAAAGGATACAGCCACGACGCCGCGCATGCCGCCGCCCTGGGAATTGTCAGCCACACGGTCCAGGCGCAAGCCATGACGATGGCGTACAACAACGCCTTCATCCTGCTCGGCCTTTCGTTCCTGATCGCAACCCCCGCCGTCCTGCTGCTCCGCCGCCCGAAAAAGGGCGGCGGCGCGGGGGCCGGGGCGGCGCATTAA
- a CDS encoding TetR/AcrR family transcriptional regulator, with translation MVETQEQTRYAPGRPSMDEIAERQERLMTTAASVFMELGFAGSSMGEIARRAGVSKNTIYARYATKTELFSGVMRWRADRLLPRFTRTLLTDQGLETTLQTFGEGLLEVVLEPESMAFRRRMISEAVHFPEIAREYWSLGPARSRKLLGEYLQTQALAGAIVLRDPHLAATEFIALIQGDFVIRAELGIEPAPAPEKRVAVVRGAVQLFLGAYGAPAPGQQRELLSD, from the coding sequence ATGGTTGAGACGCAGGAACAGACGCGATATGCGCCGGGACGACCTTCGATGGATGAGATCGCGGAGCGGCAGGAGCGTTTGATGACGACGGCGGCTTCGGTTTTCATGGAGCTGGGGTTCGCGGGATCGAGCATGGGCGAGATCGCCCGGCGCGCGGGCGTCTCGAAGAACACGATCTACGCGCGCTATGCGACGAAGACGGAGCTGTTTTCGGGCGTGATGCGCTGGCGCGCGGATCGGCTTCTGCCGCGCTTTACCCGAACGCTGCTGACGGATCAGGGGCTGGAGACGACGCTTCAAACATTCGGCGAGGGGCTTCTGGAGGTCGTGCTGGAGCCGGAGTCCATGGCGTTCCGGCGGCGCATGATCTCCGAGGCCGTCCACTTTCCCGAGATCGCGCGCGAGTACTGGAGCCTTGGCCCGGCGCGCTCCCGGAAGCTGCTGGGGGAGTACCTGCAAACTCAGGCGCTGGCGGGAGCGATCGTGCTGCGCGATCCGCATCTGGCGGCGACGGAGTTTATCGCGCTGATTCAGGGTGACTTTGTGATCCGGGCGGAGCTCGGGATCGAGCCGGCGCCCGCGCCGGAAAAGCGCGTGGCCGTGGTGCGCGGCGCGGTTCAGCTGTTTCTGGGCGCTTACGGCGCGCCGGCGCCAGGGCAACAACGAGAGTTATTGAGCGATTGA
- a CDS encoding ABC transporter permease: protein MSRSRGSGVRATLWKELRENARWALLAAAALLAGIAHEALESRGGVFYTLKDFLGVWTGVETAMAVTPMFVAAGIAFVQIFSEKRRDQWAFLIHRPASPTALFWGKAAAGLGLYFAATGGALLAVALWAATPGHLPAPFDIHLLAPGARSILGGVLVYFGALLTALRPARWYGSRILPLALAVFFAFVARDVSPLLFAIPGILLAVAAWGAFVSSGGDAPRPALGGIALSLVLYSAFLGLSAAGISATDSVYRSLHAQAAQSYEQYAVILPNHLVRCEYAPIAGSRTSYDLVGARGLDGHEYRFDSHMRVNGKPLSWPTTLETMDALPWAGETVQHVTPLNSYRELAPPFVCWYYVHSSRLIEIYALDSRRLLGRIGLNGYLPADQGRPAPFDDVPVMLPMDHNRVWADLYVFRSRIYRLISFDAMGRFLPIRERTFSLLHQEPPGAKIVYAAQMSQIDGNASLAYIVMTNRGIELLGGDGSLIYSLPWKPGQSAENTLVDVDIASQIDRGKPNPDHYFFWLRPYRTVARPTVMDVVEVSGEGKVLQQAQITRKASASPAADTPWFGAALPPFLAAAAAHLTSSGDTPAGPRIAISVAAAVIAAVLAWLTGIRRAETARVRAVWSVLCLVFGLPALMTLVAFKAWPARVICPACGKRRVVTHEHCEHCGAAFPPPTRDGTEIFEAPEAIAQVA from the coding sequence ATGAGCAGATCAAGAGGAAGCGGCGTCCGCGCGACGCTATGGAAAGAGCTGCGGGAAAACGCCCGGTGGGCGCTTCTGGCGGCGGCGGCGCTGCTGGCGGGAATCGCGCATGAGGCGCTGGAGAGCCGTGGGGGCGTGTTTTACACGCTCAAGGACTTCCTGGGAGTTTGGACGGGCGTCGAAACCGCGATGGCGGTGACGCCGATGTTTGTGGCCGCCGGCATCGCCTTTGTCCAGATCTTTTCGGAAAAGCGGCGCGACCAGTGGGCGTTCCTGATCCATCGGCCCGCGTCGCCGACCGCGCTCTTTTGGGGCAAGGCGGCGGCGGGACTGGGGCTGTATTTCGCCGCGACCGGCGGCGCGCTCCTCGCCGTCGCGCTGTGGGCGGCGACGCCCGGGCATCTGCCGGCTCCGTTCGACATCCATCTGCTGGCGCCGGGCGCGCGCTCGATCCTGGGAGGCGTGCTGGTCTACTTCGGCGCGCTGCTCACCGCATTGCGCCCGGCGCGCTGGTATGGCTCCCGAATCCTTCCGCTGGCGCTCGCCGTGTTTTTTGCGTTCGTCGCGCGGGACGTCTCGCCGCTCCTTTTCGCCATTCCAGGGATTTTGCTTGCGGTCGCCGCCTGGGGCGCCTTCGTTTCCAGCGGCGGCGATGCGCCCAGGCCGGCCCTTGGGGGAATCGCGCTCAGTCTTGTGCTTTATAGCGCGTTTCTTGGGTTATCCGCCGCAGGGATTTCCGCCACCGATTCCGTCTACCGATCGCTTCACGCCCAAGCGGCGCAGAGTTACGAGCAATACGCGGTCATCCTGCCAAATCATCTGGTCCGCTGTGAGTATGCGCCGATCGCCGGTTCGCGCACGAGTTACGATCTCGTCGGCGCGCGCGGTCTGGATGGACACGAATATCGCTTCGATTCCCATATGCGCGTGAATGGAAAACCTCTCTCCTGGCCCACGACATTGGAGACCATGGACGCGCTGCCGTGGGCCGGCGAGACGGTCCAGCATGTGACGCCGCTGAATAGTTACCGAGAACTGGCGCCGCCGTTCGTCTGTTGGTATTACGTTCATTCCTCACGCTTGATCGAGATCTATGCGCTGGATAGCCGCCGCCTGCTCGGCCGGATCGGCTTGAACGGTTATTTGCCGGCGGATCAAGGGCGACCCGCGCCGTTTGACGATGTCCCGGTCATGCTGCCCATGGATCACAACCGTGTGTGGGCCGATCTTTATGTGTTTCGAAGCCGTATTTACCGTCTCATTTCGTTTGATGCGATGGGGCGCTTCCTGCCGATCCGTGAGAGAACGTTTTCTCTGCTCCATCAAGAGCCGCCCGGCGCAAAGATCGTTTACGCGGCGCAGATGAGCCAGATTGACGGGAACGCGAGCCTGGCGTATATCGTCATGACGAACCGTGGGATCGAGCTGCTTGGGGGCGACGGTTCGTTGATCTATTCACTGCCGTGGAAACCGGGCCAAAGCGCCGAAAACACCCTCGTCGATGTGGACATTGCGTCGCAAATCGATAGGGGGAAGCCTAACCCCGATCATTACTTCTTCTGGCTTCGTCCTTACCGCACGGTTGCCCGGCCGACGGTCATGGATGTGGTGGAAGTCTCGGGCGAAGGGAAAGTGCTTCAGCAGGCGCAGATCACGCGCAAAGCGTCGGCCAGCCCGGCGGCGGATACCCCCTGGTTCGGCGCCGCCCTGCCGCCATTCCTGGCGGCGGCGGCCGCCCACCTGACAAGCAGCGGCGACACTCCGGCCGGCCCCCGGATCGCCATCTCGGTCGCCGCGGCGGTGATCGCCGCCGTTCTTGCCTGGCTTACGGGAATACGGCGCGCCGAGACCGCGCGTGTCCGTGCTGTTTGGTCCGTCCTTTGCCTGGTTTTTGGACTGCCGGCGCTGATGACGCTGGTCGCGTTCAAAGCGTGGCCGGCGCGCGTGATCTGCCCCGCGTGCGGTAAACGCCGCGTCGTGACGCACGAGCACTGCGAACACTGTGGCGCCGCGTTCCCTCCGCCGACACGCGATGGAACCGAGATCTTCGAAGCGCCGGAGGCGATCGCTCAGGTCGCGTAG
- a CDS encoding ABC transporter ATP-binding protein: protein MSDFVIETHGLTKYYGTREVVSPLDIAVPRGAIFGFLGRNGAGKSTTIRMLLGLVEPTRGSATVLGHDSRSLTPELRARIGYLAEGHHVYGWMTVQECGEWQSCFYERWNWKVYQGVVDHFGLKPKTKAKGLSRGERAGLCLALTLAPEPELLILDDPALGLDPVARRSLLQSMLYVTRRADRTILFSSHLLSDVERVADHIAILDRSVLRANCSLDTFRERVRQVSLKFAGAPPPTPAIPGLLHSFRAENEMVLTIANMSPETDRILQSLHPRSIDPMPLGLEDAFISYLGDRGEQSFFIGDGEEAA, encoded by the coding sequence ATGAGTGACTTTGTGATCGAAACGCATGGGCTCACCAAGTACTACGGGACGCGCGAAGTGGTGTCGCCGCTGGATATCGCCGTGCCGCGCGGCGCCATCTTTGGGTTTCTCGGCCGCAATGGGGCCGGCAAGAGCACGACGATCCGGATGCTGCTGGGGCTGGTCGAGCCGACACGCGGCTCGGCGACGGTTTTGGGGCATGACAGCCGCAGCTTGACGCCCGAGCTGCGCGCCCGGATCGGCTATCTCGCCGAGGGCCATCATGTGTACGGCTGGATGACGGTCCAGGAGTGCGGCGAGTGGCAGTCGTGCTTTTATGAGCGCTGGAACTGGAAGGTATATCAGGGCGTGGTCGATCACTTCGGCCTCAAGCCCAAGACCAAAGCCAAGGGATTGTCACGCGGCGAGCGCGCCGGCCTTTGCCTCGCCCTGACCCTGGCGCCCGAGCCTGAACTGTTGATCCTGGACGATCCCGCGCTCGGCCTCGACCCCGTCGCGCGCCGGAGCCTGCTGCAATCAATGCTGTACGTCACGCGCCGCGCCGACCGGACGATCCTCTTTTCCTCGCACCTGCTGTCCGATGTCGAGCGTGTCGCCGACCATATCGCAATTCTCGACCGAAGTGTTCTGCGCGCCAATTGCAGCCTGGATACGTTCCGAGAGCGTGTCCGCCAGGTCTCGCTCAAATTCGCCGGGGCGCCGCCGCCGACCCCCGCGATTCCCGGTCTTTTACACTCGTTTCGCGCCGAGAACGAGATGGTGCTGACGATCGCGAATATGTCGCCCGAAACAGATCGGATTTTGCAGTCGCTCCACCCCCGAAGCATCGATCCGATGCCGCTGGGGCTGGAAGACGCCTTTATCAGCTACCTGGGCGATCGCGGCGAGCAGTCGTTCTTCATCGGGGACGGCGAGGAGGCCGCATGA
- a CDS encoding GntR family transcriptional regulator → MALEIQIATGSSTPIYWQIIDQIGKAVESGAVQSGDQLPSVRALADRLIVNPNTVARAYNDLVRDGVLEAQRGRGVFVAERRQVFSDAERRRRLEQASDVFLHDIRMLGFTAPEIVEYLERRLSEAVPESEQQEDTHE, encoded by the coding sequence TTGGCCCTAGAAATACAAATTGCGACCGGAAGCAGCACGCCGATTTACTGGCAGATCATCGACCAGATCGGCAAGGCGGTGGAGTCGGGCGCGGTGCAGTCGGGCGATCAATTGCCGAGCGTGCGCGCGCTGGCGGATCGTCTGATCGTCAACCCCAACACGGTGGCGCGGGCTTACAACGATCTGGTGCGCGACGGGGTGCTGGAGGCGCAGCGCGGGCGCGGGGTTTTTGTGGCGGAGCGCCGTCAGGTGTTTTCCGACGCGGAGCGGCGGCGGCGTCTGGAGCAGGCGAGCGACGTGTTTCTGCACGACATTCGCATGCTGGGCTTTACGGCGCCGGAAATTGTCGAATATTTGGAGCGGCGGCTCAGCGAAGCCGTGCCGGAATCGGAGCAGCAGGAGGATACGCATGAGTGA